A region from the Micrococcus cohnii genome encodes:
- a CDS encoding FtsK/SpoIIIE domain-containing protein, translating to MEAEIDVSAAPSETSPILPIVMAVGPILIGLILAVTTGHWFFLLFGLLSVIATAVMLTLQRRDRRAFGATVQRRAQDRAAARARALPDPAQIVSACRSTGSDRFGLASRHDTAATPAGGSVLTPSTSADDGGPVLLWGAARGEMGLSGAASHTGRWAWTAVCQQPAVSTLARTGVRVSGEPGRLAPVTRWVLFQLLLTCARDQRALVVQTPRRTLTLCPDDSGEMPVSAVLECADGPWLDTVMATFTGSSVGPACSACDDATGAFDPTTPRIRMGAPPCDDVSLKGDVTAEDHIDLTSRQAHLVSQGQHLSELQALGISPTTLAWWCEELAFDLRQGRELGDQSTLPLQLPEQLADRSAVDRLEVPLTGTSGNGTPGVTVDLVADGPHMLIAGTTGSGKSDLLLSLLVGACAGHAPAEVALVLLDFKGGASFGCLEQLPHTMSVETNHVDATSLRALDAISAELRRREKLFAEHRVSDYRSFRRRHPQHTLPRLVVAIDELKVLMEERSEAAGVLQRLAATGRSLGFHLVMATQRATGTVTADIRSNLGSVMCLRTATEQESWDLLGSSAAAKIPADRPGTVLHARPGEEPHGFRASPWVSRHAEPQWTPWGEAAAQTRPTDWDAVIAELTDDLAALKLPVPAAVVSPALPEAYLPPHPNPGDVPTVALRDDTADARHVPVPWPRGAAGGTAWLIDAPGGCTPVLSRLLTDLAAEGHPVLVLDGLGLVADAADGLLTRHKPIVPDDLAQPEAVQDFLTRLRDCADADGTLLVTGWTMWASIRVDGAFHGLDDEILRFLACSAGQRLRVAAIGGRDLAVSRLLPHLPRRFYVPAGMTSEARMAWPRLIGVPALPGRAVYVSPEHPEPGVPAQLALLSDASAPSGPASVTGLR from the coding sequence GTGGAAGCGGAGATCGACGTGTCCGCGGCCCCGTCGGAGACCTCACCGATTCTTCCGATCGTGATGGCGGTCGGACCAATCCTGATCGGGCTGATTCTGGCAGTGACGACCGGACACTGGTTCTTCCTGCTGTTCGGACTGCTCTCCGTCATCGCGACAGCAGTCATGCTCACCCTCCAGCGGCGAGACCGCCGCGCCTTCGGCGCAACCGTGCAGCGCCGTGCCCAGGATCGGGCCGCAGCTCGTGCTCGCGCACTGCCTGACCCCGCGCAGATCGTCAGCGCGTGTCGTTCGACCGGCTCGGACCGGTTCGGCCTGGCGTCCCGTCACGACACCGCCGCGACTCCTGCCGGAGGCTCCGTCCTGACCCCCTCGACATCGGCAGACGACGGCGGCCCTGTGCTCCTGTGGGGTGCGGCGCGAGGAGAGATGGGGCTCAGCGGCGCCGCCTCACACACCGGACGGTGGGCCTGGACGGCGGTCTGCCAGCAGCCCGCCGTGAGCACGCTTGCACGCACCGGCGTGCGGGTGAGCGGCGAGCCGGGCCGACTGGCGCCAGTGACTCGGTGGGTGCTGTTCCAGCTTCTGCTCACCTGCGCCCGGGACCAGCGCGCTCTGGTGGTCCAGACCCCGCGACGCACTCTGACTCTCTGCCCGGACGACTCCGGCGAGATGCCGGTCAGCGCCGTCCTTGAGTGCGCGGACGGCCCATGGCTCGACACCGTCATGGCCACGTTCACCGGGTCATCAGTTGGGCCGGCATGCAGCGCCTGCGACGACGCGACCGGTGCATTCGATCCGACGACGCCACGCATTCGCATGGGCGCCCCGCCGTGCGACGACGTGTCCCTCAAGGGCGACGTCACGGCCGAAGACCACATCGACCTGACCTCCAGGCAGGCACATCTGGTCTCCCAAGGACAGCATCTGAGCGAGCTGCAAGCACTGGGCATCAGTCCGACGACGCTGGCGTGGTGGTGCGAAGAGCTCGCCTTCGACCTGCGACAGGGCCGTGAACTGGGCGACCAATCCACGCTCCCGCTCCAGTTGCCGGAGCAACTCGCCGACCGCAGCGCCGTCGACCGGCTGGAGGTTCCACTCACCGGCACATCCGGGAACGGAACGCCAGGCGTCACGGTCGACCTGGTCGCCGACGGCCCGCACATGCTCATCGCGGGGACGACCGGCTCCGGAAAGTCAGACCTGCTGCTGAGCCTGTTGGTGGGCGCCTGTGCCGGGCACGCCCCTGCCGAAGTGGCTCTGGTGCTGTTGGATTTCAAAGGCGGCGCAAGCTTCGGCTGTCTCGAACAGCTGCCGCACACCATGAGCGTCGAGACAAACCATGTGGACGCCACATCCCTGCGAGCCCTCGACGCCATTTCCGCCGAACTGCGGCGCCGGGAGAAGCTCTTCGCCGAACACCGTGTCAGTGACTACCGGTCTTTTCGACGCAGGCACCCCCAGCACACCTTGCCGCGCCTCGTCGTGGCCATAGACGAGCTCAAGGTGCTGATGGAGGAACGCTCGGAGGCGGCGGGCGTGCTGCAACGTCTCGCCGCGACGGGCCGGTCGCTGGGCTTCCATCTCGTGATGGCCACGCAGCGGGCCACCGGAACAGTCACCGCCGACATCCGGTCGAACCTCGGTTCGGTCATGTGCCTGCGCACCGCCACCGAACAGGAGTCCTGGGACCTGCTGGGCTCCTCAGCCGCGGCCAAGATCCCGGCCGACCGTCCAGGCACCGTGCTACACGCACGCCCAGGAGAAGAACCACACGGATTCCGAGCCTCCCCGTGGGTCAGCCGCCACGCCGAGCCGCAGTGGACACCCTGGGGTGAAGCCGCCGCACAGACCCGACCGACCGACTGGGACGCCGTGATCGCCGAGCTGACCGACGACCTCGCCGCCCTGAAGCTTCCCGTTCCGGCCGCGGTGGTCTCCCCCGCACTGCCCGAGGCGTACCTACCGCCGCATCCGAACCCCGGCGACGTACCGACCGTGGCCCTGCGCGACGACACAGCCGACGCCCGCCATGTGCCGGTCCCCTGGCCCCGGGGCGCCGCCGGAGGCACCGCCTGGCTGATCGACGCCCCCGGTGGATGTACACCGGTGCTGAGTCGGCTGCTGACCGATCTGGCCGCCGAGGGCCACCCGGTGCTGGTGCTCGACGGGCTCGGCCTCGTCGCCGACGCCGCCGACGGACTCCTCACGCGCCACAAGCCCATTGTCCCCGACGACTTGGCCCAGCCCGAGGCCGTCCAGGACTTCCTGACACGGCTGCGAGACTGCGCCGACGCGGACGGCACCCTGCTGGTCACCGGGTGGACCATGTGGGCCAGCATCCGCGTCGACGGCGCCTTTCACGGACTGGACGACGAGATCCTGCGCTTCCTGGCCTGCTCGGCCGGGCAGCGCCTGCGCGTCGCCGCCATCGGTGGCCGGGACCTCGCGGTCTCCCGCCTGCTGCCTCACCTGCCCCGACGCTTCTACGTTCCGGCCGGCATGACGTCCGAG